From a region of the Alphaproteobacteria bacterium genome:
- the dnaG gene encoding DNA primase — protein MSITAHFLDELRDRVTLSEIVGRKVLLKRAGREFSGLCPFHHEKSPSFTVNDQKGFYHCFGCGAHGDAVRFLTDHDNMHFLDAVRMLCDEAGMQMPKFKPEDAEKADLSKIYYDIMEKTSLFFETQLQGSHGKKALLYCEKRGLNQSVRETYRLGYAPQKARMLYEYLRGFDYEQKHLIDLGLIKISERDGEPFSFFRDRLIFPVKNRQGKIVAFGGRLLEGEGPKYINSPETPIFHKGHLFYGVDRANASLVKGDKLIICEGYLDVIALNRAGFMGAMAPLGTALTEEQIDLVWKMSKSDQSGRTPILCFDGDTAGQRAALRAVDRMLPKLKAGCSADIVFLPAGEDPDSLYQNQGAQALRSVFHQARNLVDVLWESLASSVPLKTPEDKSRFQKMIEDKCEQIQDQPTKKNYKSDLMSRLFALFKQKKLKKDDSAYGSTGLMFHAGYRKQTPFKNPNKAREAILFLMILDSIDEPEIHAYVERLSALQFSSEDLEEIRLRFLDVFDDHTYIDKEAFFKDQLATLLEDSEVHDAVKKNAPFLLDKSAIQKREEDILSLFEAMY, from the coding sequence ATGTCAATTACGGCACATTTTTTGGATGAACTCAGAGACCGGGTAACACTCTCTGAGATTGTTGGACGGAAGGTCCTTCTGAAAAGGGCAGGTAGAGAGTTTAGTGGTCTCTGTCCCTTTCATCATGAAAAATCGCCAAGCTTTACGGTCAATGATCAAAAAGGATTTTATCATTGCTTTGGGTGTGGAGCGCACGGTGATGCGGTTAGGTTTTTAACCGATCATGACAATATGCACTTTCTGGATGCGGTTAGAATGCTCTGCGATGAAGCCGGTATGCAAATGCCCAAGTTTAAACCGGAAGATGCTGAAAAAGCAGATCTCAGTAAAATCTATTATGACATTATGGAGAAAACTTCTCTTTTCTTTGAGACGCAGCTTCAGGGCAGCCACGGTAAAAAAGCACTGCTCTATTGTGAAAAACGAGGATTGAATCAATCTGTCCGCGAGACTTATCGTCTAGGCTATGCGCCTCAGAAGGCCAGAATGCTTTATGAGTATTTGCGTGGTTTTGATTATGAGCAGAAGCATTTGATTGATCTGGGGCTGATTAAAATTTCAGAACGAGACGGGGAGCCTTTCAGTTTTTTTAGAGATCGTTTGATTTTTCCGGTCAAAAATCGTCAGGGAAAGATTGTTGCCTTTGGTGGACGCTTGCTGGAGGGTGAGGGTCCTAAATATATCAATTCGCCAGAAACGCCTATTTTTCATAAGGGGCATTTGTTTTATGGGGTGGATAGAGCTAATGCCTCATTGGTAAAGGGTGATAAGCTGATTATCTGTGAAGGATATTTGGATGTTATCGCGCTGAATCGGGCTGGATTCATGGGGGCAATGGCGCCCCTAGGAACTGCTTTGACAGAAGAGCAAATCGATCTTGTTTGGAAAATGAGCAAGAGCGATCAGAGCGGCCGAACACCTATCTTGTGTTTCGATGGTGATACAGCTGGTCAAAGAGCAGCTTTAAGAGCTGTTGATCGGATGTTGCCAAAATTAAAAGCAGGCTGTTCAGCTGATATTGTTTTTCTGCCAGCTGGAGAAGATCCGGATAGTCTTTATCAAAATCAGGGAGCGCAAGCTCTAAGGTCTGTTTTTCATCAGGCCAGAAATTTGGTTGATGTTCTTTGGGAGAGTTTGGCAAGCTCGGTGCCATTAAAAACGCCTGAGGATAAATCTCGATTCCAGAAAATGATTGAAGATAAGTGTGAGCAGATTCAAGATCAGCCGACAAAAAAGAATTATAAATCTGATTTGATGAGCCGCTTATTTGCTTTATTTAAACAGAAAAAATTGAAAAAGGATGATTCCGCTTACGGGAGTACAGGGCTTATGTTTCATGCAGGCTACCGGAAACAGACTCCTTTTAAAAATCCCAACAAGGCAAGAGAAGCGATTCTGTTCTTGATGATCTTAGACAGCATTGATGAGCCTGAAATCCATGCCTATGTGGAGCGATTATCGGCTTTGCAATTTTCAAGCGAGGATCTAGAAGAAATTCGCTTGCGTTTCCTTGACGTTTTTGATGATCATACCTATATAGATAAAGAAGCATTTTTTAAAGACCAGCTCGCAACGTTGCTAGAGGATAGTGAAGTTCATGATGCAGTGAAGAAAAATGCCCCTTTTCTTTTGGATAAATCAGCGATACAAAAGAGAGAAGAGGACATTTTGAGTCTTTTTGAGGCAATGTATTGA